A single region of the Salvia splendens isolate huo1 chromosome 18, SspV2, whole genome shotgun sequence genome encodes:
- the LOC121776418 gene encoding ABC transporter G family member 1-like: TVSWVRKAYVAQDDALVTTLTVREAVYYSALLQLPDSMPEFEKRERAEATIKEMGLSDAIDTRIGGWNVKGLSGGQKRRVSICIELLRRPRLLFLDEPTSGLDSAASYHVMKRIVGLAQHERISVVASIHQPSSEVFELFHNLCLLSCGQTVYFGSISSANEFFETNGFICPPKRNPSDHYLRTINQDFDLDIEQGFAKEAINVLVEAYETSDISRQVKQFVDEIKLQKNGRLEKKGKQAGLIRQCAVLTRRSCLNMFRDVGYYWFRFGIYVALCLCVGTVFHNIGSTYSSIQARASVLVFISSFMTFMAIGGFPSFVEDMKIFTREHLNGHYSVAAFVVGNTISSFPYLLLVTVIPGAMAYYLVGLQQDASRFAYFVLLLLSCMMLVESLMMTVATLVPNFLVGIIAGAGIQGIMILNDGFFRLPNDVPKVFWKFPVYYISFQRYANEGFYKNEFEGLMVPDGQSGQIRGEEILRRVWQMEMGRSKWGDLGVIIGMVVVYRLMFWVIVMAADVLKPMSRAILARLATRRTNVED; the protein is encoded by the exons acGGTTTCCTGGGTTCGCAAGGCGTACGTGGCCCAGGACGATGCCCTAGTGACGACACTGACCGTGAGGGAAGCGGTGTACTACTCGGCTCTCCTCCAGCTCCCGGATTCCATGCCAGAATTCGAGAAACGGGAGAGAGCCGAGGCTACCATCAAAGAGATGGGGCTGAGTGACGCGATCGACACAAGGATCGGCGGGTGGAACGTGAAAGGGCTCAGTGGGGGCCAGAAGAGAAGGGTAAGCATCTGCATCGAGCTTCTGCGGCGGCCGAGGCTGCTGTTCCTGGACGAGCCCACGAGCGGCCTCGACAGCGCGGCCTCGTACCACGTAATGAAACGCATCGTGGGACTCGCCCAGCACGAGAGGATAAGCGTGGTTGCATCCATTCACCAACCAAGTTCTGAGGTTTTCGAGCTTTTCCATAACCTTTGCCTTCTCTCTTGTGGCCAGACTGTTTATTTTGGCTCCATTTCATCAGCAAATGAG TTTTTTGAAACAAATGGATTCATATGCCCACCTAAGAGGAATCCTTCTGATCATTATTTGAGAACAATTAATCAAGACTTTGATTTG GATATCGAACAAGGGTTTGCAAAGGAAGCTATTAATGTTTTGGTTGAAGCCTATGAGACTTCAGATATATCCAGACAAGTGAAACAATTTGTGGATGAAATAAAACTACAG AAGAATGGACGGTTGGAGAAGAAAGGGAAACAAGCTGGATTGATTAGACAATGTGCAGTATTAACAAGAAGATCATGTTTGAACATGTTTCGTGACGTGGGATATTACTGGTTTCGTTTTGGAATATATGTTGCTTTGTGCTTATGCGTGGGAACCGTTTTTCATAATATTGGCTCTACATATAGTTCCATTCAG GCGAGGGCTTCAGTGTTGGTTTTTATTTCATCTTTCATGACATTTATGGCAATTGGAGGCTTCCCTTCTTTTGTTGAGGATATGAaa ATATTCACGCGCGAGCATCTCAATGGGCACTACAGTGTGGCTGCATTCGTGGTCGGAAACACCATCTCCTCCTTCCCGTACCTTCTTCTCGTAACGGTTATTCCCGGAGCGATGGCGTACTACCTCGTGGGCCTCCAGCAAGACGCCAGCCGCTTTGCTTATTTCGTGCTACTCCTCTTGAGCTGCATGATGCTGGTGGAGAGCCTGATGATGACGGTGGCGACCCTCGTGCCCAACTTCCTCGTCGGGATCATTGCCGGGGCCGGAATCCAGGGTATCATGATCCTTAACGACGGCTTCTTCCGGCTGCCCAACGACGTACCGAAGGTCTTCTGGAAGTTTCCGGTTTACTACATCTCCTTCCAAAGATACGCCAACGAAGGCTTCTACAAGAATGAGTTCGAGGGGCTGATGGTGCCCGACGGGCAGTCCGGGCAGATCAGAGGGGAGGAGATTTTAAGGCGTGTTTGGCAGATGGAAATGGGGCGGTCCAAGTGGGGGGATTTGGGTGTGATTATTGGGATGGTGGTGGTTTATAGGTTGATGTTTTGGGTGATTGTGATGGCGGCAGATGTTTTAAAGCCTATGAGTAGAGCTATTTTGGCGCGATTAGCCACACGAAGGACTAATGTGGAAGATTAG